The following DNA comes from Miscanthus floridulus cultivar M001 chromosome 5, ASM1932011v1, whole genome shotgun sequence.
CTGGTGTTGCTTGCAGGACCACAGGATGTGCCATATGTGTACTGCCTGTTCTATGTCATATTCGTTCCGCTCCGCTGGATTTACTACCGCTACAAGAAATGGCATTACTATCTCCTGGTGAGTCCATTATTGTCTCACATTGGAAATGTGTCAAGTACCAGAAATGTGCTTCCTCAGAATTTTACTTAGTTCATAACTTAAGGTTGTTTGTTTCAGTGTCTTACTTTACTTTAAATTTAGTTGTTATTCGCACCACAAATCTCACAATAGAAAGCTTTGTTGAATGAAAGGATAAATAGTTGTAAATAGCACATATTAGTATGATGAGTGGGTGATATATTGTTGTATGACATTGTCCCAACATCTTGCAGTTGCACAATATTCCTATGTGGCTATGTGTGTAAGCGGTAGACCTATTGTCACATATCTCATGTCTTTATCCTTTAAAATTTAAAAGAGGAGCCACTCCATTCTAATGATGTGGAGTGTCGATGGTATTTTTTAGTGTACCAGGAATAGCCCTTTACCTGATTTACCTGATAAATAGTGTGCCTACATCATAGTTTTCAAGGCCTCAGCTCGCCTGGGAAACAGTGGCGCCTTGtggcctaggcgtccaggcgtaccaaGCACTCGCCTGGACGCCTAACCGCCTTTTAAACTATGGCCTACATTATATCTAGGTCAATATTCTAGGTTCTGTTTCATTTTACAGTTTGAATGTTGTCACAAATATAAGTTTGCTAAGCAACAGTTTTGTGTTCTTTTGATGGGATCTTCTCCATTTCTAAAGCCATCATCTTGTGTGTAAACCTTGAGgtttattttttctctttttttctgcaGGACTTTTGCTACTATGCCAACACCTTTCTCCTTGTAATGATTCTCTTCTATCCAAAGGATGAAAAACTTTTCATGGTTTGCTTCTCATTTGCAGAGGTATGAAAAATACCCTTGTTTATTTCCAGAGCTTGTCCAGGATGTATTTAATCATTTTAAATCCTCACAGGGTCCACTTGCTTGGGCATTAATTGTGTGGCGTTGCAGCTTGGTTTTTAGTTCATTTGACAAACTTGTTAGTGTCCTGATACATCTCTTACCGGGTAAGTGGTCTCAGACATGAATATCTGGATTCAATACATACAGCATTTTACTTTTTCAGGTAAACATCATTTTGTTCTAGTGAAAATATGTAACCATTTCAGTTTATTGACATATTTGAGTTTGATCCGTTGTGTGAGTAATCTATGGGGACTTTAcattatttgaatttgaattatttctTCGCTTTGTTAATTAGTATGTGATGTTAGTGTTCTCGTTCATGATTCTTTAATCCACACATCCCATTTTTGTCTGGCTGAACTTCCTTCTTCCTTTATATCTGAAAGTTTCAAGGAAACTACAAATGGAATGGTGATGCCAAAATATGAAACAATGAGGAACACAAAATTATTGACACTCAATCTGATGAATTCAACAAAAATGTGCAATTGGGCCTCTTAAGATTCAGTTGAACTACAGAAGGGATATACTTGATGCCTTATCAAATTTCATATAGGTCCTTGGTATACTAGGATTATGTAGTTCTGTTCTTTATCAATTGTATTTTGTTTCTGAATATTGGTCGGGTTTCATGACTGATTGAGTGCCTCTGCAGGGATTGTTCTATTCACTATCCGGTGGTGGAATCCACAAACATTTGCTGCCATGCACCCAGAAGGAAGAGAAGCCAGAGATACATGGCCATATGTGGAGGATAAATCATATCTGTGGACATGGCTCTTTTTTATTCCACTAGCTGCTTACACCCTGTGGCAGCTTATGTATTTCCTCATAGTTAACGTCCTGCGTCGACAGAGGTTGTTAAGGGACCCTGAAGTCATGACATCCTACAGGTACATGTTTGCATTTTATTAAGGTCTAGCATGCACTATATGTACTGGAGTACTTCGTTTTGCTTGCTATGCATCTGTATTGTTGCATGCCCTCTTGCTTTGTACTGAGAGAAATGAACTGAATACCCAAAAGGGTAGGGTTATGAAATAGCAAGGGAGGGAAGATGGGCTTGTGTTTGCCCCTGACACACTTACTGCATGTGTCACTTGGTCACCAGTGAATGATGATATTAGAACTAATTAATCTCGTTAATCACAGGTGATGTtgcatttcttttttttcttcaacACGCGAGAAAtctgtgtatcatcatttaaagaAGGGAAGAAAAAGGATACAAAGAAAACCATCCAAACACTATGCGCacgtacacacacacacactaaatTTACATATGCTAGGTAATTAGAATAAACACGCAAAAGACATTAAACCAGGGAGGGAGACCTAGATGAGCCCCATGACCAAGTTCCTGAGATCCCTGGCCTTGACAGAACATGGACAGTTCCTTCTTCAGCCACCATCCTAACTACCATAATCACATATGGGGAGTGCTATTACTGGATAAAAAGTCTGTCGTAACAATGCTTgcacagctcccaagcaacaagGGTAGTGTTGAGGCCTTCTCTGAATTGCTTGTCGCCTCCCAAGCAACAAGGAAAAAATATAGTTCCTTGCAGTAATGAGTAATGACTGTCTCATTTACATTAATGTAGTTTTGATGGTTGAGGTAGACTTTGAATTTGTATACAAAAACTCTTCTCATGCTGTGTGCCTTAAGTTTGCACCTGTTTTGCGTTTTGCCCACTTACATTTCCTTGGTTCATGAGTCCTTGTTTCCTAATTCCTACGGGTTCGAATAACCGTTGGTATTCTCGAATCTCGAATATCCTTGATCCCAACATTGAACCTAATGTTTATCTTATGAACTGTTTGTCAGGGAGCTCTCAAAGAAAGCACAGAAAGCGAACAACATCTGGTGGAGGCTGAGCGGACTGCTGGGTGACCGGAACCGGCAGGTCATGTACATACTGCTCCAGGCGCTGTTCACAGTGGCAACAATGGCCCTGACCGTCCCTATATTCCTGTCCTACCGGATGCACGTGGTGTTCCTGATACTCAAGGTGTGCGCGTCGACATGGAATGGTGGCAGCTTCATCTTGGAGGTGATGCCTCGACAAGTAGTACAGAAGCAGCAGAAGAAACTGGACATGAAGCCCATCGAACAGGGGAGCTCGACACAGGGTGCGCCAGGTGATGATGGTACACTGGGTAACCACCACCAGCACACATCAGAGGAGCAAACCCAGGAGTGAGTAAATTGAAGCTGGATGTAAGATTAGATTTTGCTGTTTACTGATGCAACCTTTGTCACCAGCACACATCAGAGGAGCAAACCCAGGAGTGAGGAAATTGAAGCTGGATGTAAGATTTGATTTTGCTGTTTACTGATGCAACCTTTGTTTTACTGAGTGTTCTTTCtgttggagtttttttttttctttagctCCGCTTAAGTTGTGAATTGTGACATCTATAGGTTTGGGCTGAACGATATGGGGTGAGAGATGATGCGTGCCCATGCTTGTCTTGGGCTTGGGCAAACATAAGGCCTTGTTTGAATGTATGTGTATCTACTTTaatccatatgtgttggagtggaataaaatagaatttagtttaattctacTTCAACATATGTGGACTGAGATGAATACATGTGGATCCAAATAAGGTCGTTCGTCTAAGTTGGGCAGGTTTCCTTTTCTGTAGGAGTTTGTTTTCGCTGTGGCCGTTGTGAATTGCGTGAAGCTTTTGCATTGTTCGTTTGATGATGACGATGTTAGATGACGCCATACCCTGATACAGacaatgatgccatgatgatgcttgatgaagaatcagtcgTATTTGCTGCGTGCAAGAAAAGATTCCTGGAAGATGCCCTGTAAATGCAAAGGGTGACCGACCACCTGTGTTGACTGAGACCAAGTAGGTCTGGACGAAAAACAAGGAACTCGCTAACGCTCGACTCACTTGTAAGTGGCTCGGCTCGAGCttggtttgtttgaatttttATTTAACGAGCCAGCTCATGCCAACTCGGTTAAACAACGAGCTAGCTCGCAAGCTAAAAcaaactaagggcctgtttagatggcgattttttttgcaaaatgcactgtagcacttttcgttgttatttgataattagtgtccaatcatagtctaattaggcttaaaagattcgtctcgtgaatttcgtctaaactgtgtaattagttttattttttatttatatttaatgcttcatgcatgtgtccaaagattcgatgtgacgaagaatcttgaaaaattttgcaaaattttctgGAACTAAACTGACCTAAGGTAATTCACATGACAACAACTGTAATCGGTCAATATATTCCTCGGTCCAGCCAAATACAACTTTAAGCCGTCCATATATCTCAATGCCTATGGCCCAATACGATTAAACAAGACAATCCGAGACCAATAGACCCTAGGGCCCCACCAGCCTACCCCACGGCATCATGTTCACCCGAGACAAGTCCAAAGTTCATATATATTTTGTTTATTCTATTTTAAATATACATGTGATGTGTTTGTTGCTAACTTGCAGTTATAATTTCTATATAATGTGTTTTTATGCTTTGGCTCATGAGCCAAACGAGCTAGCTCAAGCTCGCTAGCGAGCCAAGCCGAGCTAGTCTTCTGACTCGTTTGTATAACGAGTTATAACGGGCCGAGCCATAACAAGCCGAGCTAGCACAATATCTAGCCCGGACCAAGTCAGTTGGTAAACATATTGTAGAGTCTTTTTGGCTGGTAAAAAAAATGGTGTGCAGAAGAAGCACGATACTGGATTCTGGAACAAGTTGCGTACCAGCTTAGCTTGCATGCAAGTCTCTCTTCACCACTATACTCAACGTGTTACGTACGCGGCGATTGGGCACAGAATCCTTGCTCGACGAGTTATTGGTTCATCGAGAGCAGTTAGATGCATCACAGGATAGGTACAGCATTGGCTTGTTTCCTTCAAGTAATTTCCAGTGATTTTCAGCGTGAATATCTTCCACATTTTTGAGAAGACCCGAGCTGCTTTGGTCAAGCTGCTCCTCCGCTTTATAAACATGGCAACGTTTGGACGCCAAGAGCTTTTTAGTTTTCCTTAATTTTGATTTTTATTTTTCTACTGTTACATACCATCTGTTAAAAAAAGCTAATAGGGTCGAAACCCCGGCCATATGAGATGGCTTAATGCTGTGCACACGGGGATTCAAACAGCGGTTGCTAGCTCAACTCTAACACGAGCTAGCCAACCAGGCTCGAGCCCGCTCTGTTACCTTTTCCATTTCCGAGACACCACACCACAGCCTCCTGCGATCGGAACCGTGTGATCGATCGTGGTCACAATGTCAATGTGGGTGTGCACAGTGCCACCGTCATCCGTGCTGGCCGCCTTGGCGTTGGCGCTGTTTCGTGGTCAACTCGGGCGTCGCCATGCGCCGCGCTCTAGGCCGCGGCGACGCCTGGGTGTTAGCGTTCGTTGCGGCCGCCACAGTGCTTGTGATCGCTCTCCTCGCCACGGTGCGCGCGCACGAGCGAGCGCGCGAGGAGAGGCGACGGGGCCTGTTCAAGACCGCGGTGTGGGCTCAGTCCGCGGCGTTCACGGCTATTTTCGTGCACCGTGTCGGCGCCGCGCTCGCACAGGCCCCCCAGCCATGGCTTGCCAGGTCTGGACAATGGCCGGCAGCACGACTGCCTCTTTGTGCATGGTCAGGATGACGTACACTGACGTCGTCGCTGGTGGCCGCGATGCACGACGAGCGTAGTGCACGCCGTCACCACAACAATACATTGTCCACAGCCCAGTGCCAATTAGCCACTGTCCTTGAAACACGCTCGTTGTTACCACAGGCTTGTCATACACCTGGACTGTACTACtccatccgtttcaaattataagtcgctttaatttttttggtacatcaaatttgctatgtatctagatatacatCATTTCTAAATTCATAGCAAattcaatatatcaaaaaaaaaaaaagtcaaagcgacttataatttagaacgaagagAATAGTAAAACTAGCTACTGTCCTTAAAACATAGTACTCTTTGTTACCACAATAATAAAATGACCGCAGCTAGCTCAGTGCCGAGCTGAAGAATTACTCTCCGGTACGGTGTGCCATTGGTTGGTGGTATTGTCTTCTTTGGTTGCTGTTTTGGCTGATCACCGAGTCTTATGCCCTTCGAATATGTAGACTGATC
Coding sequences within:
- the LOC136452345 gene encoding glycerophosphocholine acyltransferase 1-like; this encodes MASEVEDDAAAAGAPLVANGAADVRRRRDQAKAILSKQAVKIATKAEQHERLIFKVTHLLGVLGFGGFCYLLGARPQDVPYVYCLFYVIFVPLRWIYYRYKKWHYYLLDFCYYANTFLLVMILFYPKDEKLFMVCFSFAEGPLAWALIVWRCSLVFSSFDKLVSVLIHLLPGIVLFTIRWWNPQTFAAMHPEGREARDTWPYVEDKSYLWTWLFFIPLAAYTLWQLMYFLIVNVLRRQRLLRDPEVMTSYRELSKKAQKANNIWWRLSGLLGDRNRQVMYILLQALFTVATMALTVPIFLSYRMHVVFLILKVCASTWNGGSFILEVMPRQVVQKQQKKLDMKPIEQGSSTQGAPGDDGTLGNHHQHTSEEQTQE